From the Tigriopus californicus strain San Diego chromosome 4, Tcal_SD_v2.1, whole genome shotgun sequence genome, the window TGAAAGTATGGGTTTAGGTTcgtgaggaaaaaaaaacgaggtcATGAGGATGCTTCTCTGCGAGCTGTCTGCTGACTTGACTGTCAAAACTTGAGAAGTGGAACTTCAATACCAATCGtatctcttttctctttgaaagagaaaacacGGATAGGGcatttcaaagcatttcaCTCGCCTCCTTGAGAGATCTGCATGTGAGACGACGACCTCTCATCAATTCAACACACCATTATTATTTTCTGCTTCGAGTTCCGAACGAACGAGGTGAAACAAGGAAGAACTTTCATATCGTTCCACAGCCATAAAACTTTTCTCGCTCTCTTATTTTTACAGCTAGCTGGAAGAGAGGGTCTTTTGTCCCCGGCTTCTCTTGTTCTTAGTTTTACTGTTTCTTTTGCGATTGTAAGAGCCCTTGAGGAACCTCCAATTCTCTCTGACAAGAAAGACACTTTCAGGAGAGGCAATAGCAATCTCGTGGTTATGCGATTGTTTCCTATTTTCATGGACCTCTTCTCACTATCCCAGTTTAAGAAAATTGAGCCAACCAAAACTGGAATGAGTCTTTTTACAGGCTTGGGATGAGCAATTCCACCAGATCTATTAAGTGGAGTGGGGAGTCCTAGAGAttaattttttcattcatggttCATTTATTTAGTCTTTGGCATTTACAAATTTTCCAACAAGTAGTTATGTATGTATAAAAAACAACGGAGTCGTGGATTTTTCTGATCATCTCGTTTCAAACAAGTTCAAGTAGACGATTGGCCACTTTTACTCCACGTAATGTCCAATCGTTCCCTTTTTCTGTCTGTGACGTTTGGTGTGGATCCTTAACTTCGTGTCGGTGCAAAGAGTTATTATCATGATTGACATCGTAATGAAGACAGCAAGTTGGTTTGAGAGCGCTCTTTTAGCGCCCTTTTGGTTGGATTGCTTGgctgccaaatttgaacttgaggCTGGCTTTATTAAAGCCTTGTGATCAATGACAAATCATTGGGAAGGGCTGACAAATCATCTGACGAGGAGGTGGTAGCCTCCGAGGAAGAGCTCGAGCTGGATTGCTTCGTGTTTCTGTTTTTCGATTCTTTCGGAAAAACAAGGGTGACagcaaaaacaagaaagcTCAGGCTGGATATGCACAGAAAATATCCCATCCAACCCAAATGAACCATGAGCGGGCGACTGAGAAATCCGATCAGGAGATTATTGACAATGTCGCTCGATCCAACCATTCCAATGGCAATTGAATCCAGATtaggaccaaatattttattacACACCGCTGGATGCATGGAGAACACGCCCGTTGAGAAAAGGTTCAGCAACCACAGCGAGGCGGCCATGCCATATTGGCTGGCACTGGCCATCCAATAAAACGAGGACGAGAGACCCAAAACAATCACACTTTCCACGAGCATTAGCGATctggaaaatggacaagagCAGGGGAAATTGAGATACAGTCCGTCCGTTCCTTGAGCCTTGGTTGGCTCTGGTATCTATTTGGATGAGCCCACAGCTTTATACTTGTACTCGACATTTGCATAGGATACTTACTTGTATGAGAATCGATCCAGGAGAAATCCGAATCCCACCCGGCCGGCACAGTTGAAAATGGCGGCCAATGCTCCGACGGTGGACAGGAAGTCATCGTTGTAGCCCAactctttcaaaccaaaggcCTTGTAGAAGGCGAAGAACCCTTGGGAAATCATGACCAAGCCAAATCTGGACACCCAGAGGGGATAGAATTCACGTTTGCACAAGATCTGATCAATTGGGCCCAGTGCTTTCCGAATGGATCTGAGCCTCATTTGTAGCGATTGGCTGCAGGACAACGATGACGATAAGGATGGAATGGTCGCTTGGCTCAATGACGGCATTGGTTCTTTCTCAGGCTTGGTGGGATACTGGAGTGGAGAGGGACTCATTGTCGGCCCCACTTGAATGGACCACACACTGGGTCGACGCAAGTAAGCCTCTTTGGGCGGTGTCATGCTGAGCAAAAGATAAGCCCCCACGCCTAGAAGGGCGGCATACAGGGCACTTGAGTACTTGAGTAGCGCGGGTACTTGCAGCAGGATCTCATCATCTACAAAATATCCCGCATCCGTTCCATTGGAACACACTGGAAGATTCCTGGGATTGGCAAAATGAGTTTGGAACTGGTTGAACACTAGGGCGCCCATGCCGAAACCCGACACCACCACCCCGGCCACGAGTCCTCTGCGTTGCGGGAACCATGCCATTGGAATGGTGAGGGTGGGGATAATGGCCAGGTTGTGGCCAATGGAGGACAGGATTCCGTAggacaccaccaccatccacAGTTCTTGCTTGACTGTCCAGGATGAGAGGAAGGGCCCTGTGACGAAGAGGAGAGACCCGCAAATCACGGCCGCCTTGACCCCGATTGCTCTGACAAGAACACTTCCAATGGGAAGAACACAGCCTTGAGTGACACCGAATGCAGATTGTACGATTATGAAGGTGCTGTAGTTCAAATCCTCTTTGTCGTCTGCGGAGTACTTTCTCATATAGGACACCATGTAGGGCATGATATTGGCAAAGCTGCAAGTGGAGAAACCGGAAGTTTTGAGACGAGGTTACATTATGATCCtgattgtgtgtgtgtgtgtgcgaaCACCAGATGTCCAAGAGACGCTCAAAAGAGAGCTTCTGAATCAACAATTCACTTCCAAGGTTCAATTACTGGACAAACAGGGTTTCTCATCCTTCTACTAATTgtacattttctttgtttgaactGCTTTGAGTGGTTTTAACTGCTACGAGAGAAGTCATTCATAGTATTGCTTAAGTAATatatttcatcatttccaatgtaTCTTACCTGTTATAAGCACCCAGAACTAGTTGAATAGTAAATCCACCCAGTATGGCCAAGAGTCCTCTCCATGGAACACCTTTCAATAGTTCTATGGCACTTTTCACACCCTCGATGATGCGTTTCCGACtcattgtgtgtgtgtgtgtgtgtttgtgtgtgtgtgtattgtCTTAGGCACTGTTGACTTGAGCAAAAATATAAATAGGCAGTAACCGTATCACTTTcaagtgaaaagaaagatcTAGGAGGTCTGATTTGACGTTCACTCTCCTTCACTCCTCATGTGCAACTGACAGTGAATGTTCCAAGCCGCGCGCCTTATACAAAGCAAAGATGATCCGGCAATCAATAGTTAGATAACTCCGATTTCGACGCGTCAGACATAGTTAAGCTCATTTTCGCTGGGTAAAATGTACGTCCAGAAAACACGGAACCACACTTTCACGCTGATGATTTCGGAAGTCAGTACTGAAATCTGAATCACGAGCTCTCTTGGGATGTCCGTTCTAGTCGGAGTTCTTGAAGACAGTGGAGAACGAACCGCTCGGTTTGGACCTCGGCGAAATCCCGCCACTTGAATAGTACACGTGAACAAACAAATGCAAGCGAGTGTCAACCCTGCTATTGAACTTCAGATGTGCGTACTTCGATTTGGAACTTTTCCAAGAATGGGTGGCAATGAAGGTGTCTTCTGTCTAGTGATCTAGTGAAGAGCACATGCAACTCTCAAAGAAACGTTCTCGGCACACGTGAGCTCAACTCCTATATGGCTGATTCAGATGGACACTCAAAGA encodes:
- the LOC131878793 gene encoding uncharacterized protein LOC131878793, whose product is MSRKRIIEGVKSAIELLKGVPWRGLLAILGGFTIQLVLGAYNSFANIMPYMVSYMRKYSADDKEDLNYSTFIIVQSAFGVTQGCVLPIGSVLVRAIGVKAAVICGSLLFVTGPFLSSWTVKQELWMVVVSYGILSSIGHNLAIIPTLTIPMAWFPQRRGLVAGVVVSGFGMGALVFNQFQTHFANPRNLPVCSNGTDAGYFVDDEILLQVPALLKYSSALYAALLGVGAYLLLSMTPPKEAYLRRPSVWSIQVGPTMSPSPLQYPTKPEKEPMPSLSQATIPSLSSSLSCSQSLQMRLRSIRKALGPIDQILCKREFYPLWVSRFGLVMISQGFFAFYKAFGLKELGYNDDFLSTVGALAAIFNCAGRVGFGFLLDRFSYKSLMLVESVIVLGLSSSFYWMASASQYGMAASLWLLNLFSTGVFSMHPAVCNKIFGPNLDSIAIGMVGSSDIVNNLLIGFLSRPLMVHLGWMGYFLCISSLSFLVFAVTLVFPKESKNRNTKQSSSSSSSEATTSSSDDLSALPNDLSLITRL